The nucleotide sequence GCCGTAGTACCATTTTACGGACAAGGAATGAACGCTGGCTTTGAAGATATTTTCGTATTAGATGAAATTATAAAAGAATACGGAGATGATTGGGAACGTATTTTTTCTACATATCAAGAAAAACGCAAACCAAATGCAGATGCCATTGCGGAATTAAGCTATCGTAACTTTGTAGAGATGAGCAGCAAAACTGCTGACACCAATTTCTTGTTACAGAAGAAAATAGAGAAGCACTTTTCGGCAAAGCATCCAGAAAAATGGATTCCCGCTTACAGCAGAGTAACATTCTCAAATAGACCGTATGCAGAAGCATTGGCAGAAGGCGATGCACAAGAAGATATTATGAGAGAGGTTATGAAACTTCCAAATATAGCGGAGAAATGGGATAGTGAAGAAGTTGAAAAACTAATGCTAAAGCTTATAGGGTAATTACTTATTATACCTCATTTCACTTTTACGCATAGGCATACTATCTATTAAATTAAACAATTGTTCTAGATTAAATGGGTATAAGGCTTTAGATTTAATTCCGCCATCTTTTCCTATTAAAATGTAACCGTCGTTGGTCTTTGGCAATATATCTGATTTTTTTATATCAGTAGCTTTTCTATTGACGCTATAAAATACATTGTCTTTGTAAACGAAAACAAGAATATCTCTTTCCGTAAATTTAGAAGTATTATTATCGATGATTTGTAGGGCAGATTTCACATCGGCAGTATTAGTATCGTTTTCATAAAGAATTACAATTCTATTTTTCCATGTATAGTTAGATAAATCTTGAGCTGCCATATTAAAACTATGCATTATAATAAAAATGAAAATGATTCTTAGAGATTTCATAGTTATGAATGTAAACAAAAAAAGCCATCTTTAAAAGATGGCTTTTTTAATATATGTAAGATGTTTGCTATTATAGTTTAGCGAACATTTTTTGCATTTTTTCGCTTTCTTCTTCAGCTAACGTTGGGTCAACTAAAATACGACCACTATGCTCATCTGTAATTATCTTCTTTCTTGAAGCAATTTCAACTTGAACTTGAGGTGGAATAGTAAAGAAAGAACCACCAGAAGCACCTCTTTCAATTGGCACAACAGCTAAACCATTCTTAACATTGTTGCGAATACGTGCATATGCCTTTACCAAACGCTCTTCAATTTTATCTTGAAATTTGATAGACTCTTCTAACAACGCTTTTTCTTCTTTCTCTGTTTCAGCAAGAATAGCGTTCAATTCGCTTTTCTTATGCTTAAGGTGAGCTTCACGTTCAGATAAACGTTCTTTAGTTTCAGAAATAACCGCTTTCTTCTGATCAATTTGAGCTTTGAATTCTTTTATATTCTTTTCAGCTAATTGAATTTCCAATTCTTGAAACTCCAATTCTTTACTAATCGAATTAAATTCTCTACTGTTACGAACATTTTTTTGTTGCTCGCCGTATTTTTTAATTAAAGTCTTTGCTTCTTCAATAAGGTTCTTCTTAGCACCGATTTCAAAATTGATATTTTCTAAATCAGATTTAAGTTTATCCATTCTCGTTTTTAGGCCAAGGACTTCATCTTCCAAATCTTCTACTTCTAAAGGAAGTTCACCACGAACATTCCTTATTTCATCAACCCTAGAATCAATTAATTGCAAATCATATAATGCTCTTAACTTTGCTTCTACAGATGAATCTTCTTTTTTTGCCATATTAAAAATAATTGATGGGATTTGTTATA is from Maribacter aquivivus and encodes:
- a CDS encoding DUF4174 domain-containing protein encodes the protein MKSLRIIFIFIIMHSFNMAAQDLSNYTWKNRIVILYENDTNTADVKSALQIIDNNTSKFTERDILVFVYKDNVFYSVNRKATDIKKSDILPKTNDGYILIGKDGGIKSKALYPFNLEQLFNLIDSMPMRKSEMRYNK
- a CDS encoding zinc ribbon domain-containing protein, which codes for MAKKEDSSVEAKLRALYDLQLIDSRVDEIRNVRGELPLEVEDLEDEVLGLKTRMDKLKSDLENINFEIGAKKNLIEEAKTLIKKYGEQQKNVRNSREFNSISKELEFQELEIQLAEKNIKEFKAQIDQKKAVISETKERLSEREAHLKHKKSELNAILAETEKEEKALLEESIKFQDKIEERLVKAYARIRNNVKNGLAVVPIERGASGGSFFTIPPQVQVEIASRKKIITDEHSGRILVDPTLAEEESEKMQKMFAKL